In Saccopteryx leptura isolate mSacLep1 chromosome 12, mSacLep1_pri_phased_curated, whole genome shotgun sequence, a genomic segment contains:
- the LOC136383886 gene encoding endogenous retrovirus group S71 member 1 Env polyprotein-like, whose translation MGLQLPGIKLGLLQLSSSFKPPKADSPKVELNPNFTASHSPETVSPTKATPIANTLAHPSPSLEQSSSIFTFLDSVFPVLNSSQSEATKSCWLCLDLQPPYYVGLGANVSFQNVTVNDSDYFVECKQEGRISLAGFQEEGHCFTLGELTDPTTIEYQNSCLSMTHISPPAAGRPWILKAPEGTWVSCLSRVNNCILPSTSDDFCISTYIVPQVYLYGGNSEFLLQPDIRYRAKRAVPLLLPIIATLGITGAIAIEASAHITLKTRIKQLSSTFSKNISILQTQMSYLEHAVDFLAEVALQNRRGLNLLFLKQGGLCAAPGEACCFYANHSGIIRESIQVLRKRLQDKEKELQQDNNWYQNIFNWSPWLTTLLTALAGPVLILLLILTCGPVIVNRLVAFVRERIDTVRLMVLAQPYQIIPSSDEQYQSSMV comes from the exons ATGGGTCTGCAattgccaggaatcaaacttgggttaCTTCAGCTGTCATCTT CCTTTAAGCCCCCTAAGGCCGACTCACCTAAAGTAGAATTAAATCCCAATTTTACTGCTTCGCATAGTCCAGAAACTGTATCACCCACTAAAGCTACCCCTATAGCTAACACCTTAGCACATCCTAGCCCCTCATTAGAACAGAGTTCTTCTATCTTCACATTTCTAGACTCTGTTTTTCCAGTCCTAAATAGCTCCCAATCTGAAGCTACTAAGAGTTGTTGGCTCTGCCTGGATCTTCAACCTCCCTACTATGTTGGATTAGGAGCTAATGTTTCTTTTCAGAATGTCACTGTAAATGATTCAGACTACTTTGTTGAGTGCAAACAGGAAGGACGAATCTCTCTGGCTGGATTCCAAGAAGAAGGTCATTGCTTCACCTTAGGAGAACTGACGGACCCCACCACCATTGAATATCAGAACTCTTGTCTCTCCATGACTCACATCAGTCCACCAGCAGCCGGAAGACCATGGATACTAAAAGCACCAGAAGGAACTTGGGTTTCTTGTTTATCTCGAGTCAACAATTGTATCTTACCTAGCACCTCTGATGATTTTTGTATATCTACCTATATTGTACCTCAGGTTTACCTATACGGGGGAAACTCTGAATTTCTTCTCCAACCCGACATCAGGTACAGAGCTAAAAGAGCTGTACCCCTACTTTTACCTATCATAGCAACCTTAGGGATCACTGGAGCCATAGCTATAGAAGCATCTGCTCACATCACCCTAAAAACTAGAATTAAACAATTATCTTCAaccttttcaaagaatatatCTATTTTACAAACTCAGATGTCATACCTTGAACATGCTGTAGATTTTTTAGCAGAGGTAGCTCTTCAAAACAGGAGAGGGCTAAATTTACTCTTCTTAAAACAAGGAGGATTATGTGCTGCTCCAGGAGAAGCTTGTTGCTTTTATGCTAACCATTCAGGAATAATTAGAGAAAGTATCCAAGTTTTAAGAAAAAGGCTCCAAGATAAGGAAAAGGAATTACAACAAGACAATAACtggtatcaaaatatttttaattggtcCCCTTGGTTAACAACCTTACTTACTGCATTAGCTGGGCCAGTTTTAATACTGCTACTCATCCTCACCTGTGGACCAGTCATTGTCAATCGTTTAGTAGCATTTGTTCGAGAAAGAATAGATACTGTAAGACTTATGGTCTTAGCTCAGCCCTACCAGATTATACCCAGTTCGGATGagcaataccaaagttcaatggtttga